A portion of the bacterium genome contains these proteins:
- a CDS encoding 6,7-dimethyl-8-ribityllumazine synthase has translation MPKVIGGKLLAGNHRFAIVVGRFNEFIGSRLLSGALDAIERHGGQDENVTVVWVPGAFEIPLVASKLAKSGQYDAVICLGAVIRGSTPHFDYVSAEVAKGVANTALSTGVPVIFGVLTTDTIEQAVERAGTKAGNKGWEAAVSAIEMANLGELL, from the coding sequence ATGCCCAAGGTCATCGGCGGCAAGCTGCTCGCCGGCAATCATCGCTTCGCCATCGTCGTCGGCCGCTTCAACGAGTTCATCGGCAGCCGCCTGCTCTCGGGTGCCCTCGACGCCATCGAGCGCCACGGCGGCCAGGACGAGAACGTGACCGTCGTCTGGGTGCCCGGCGCCTTCGAGATCCCGCTGGTCGCTAGCAAGCTCGCCAAGTCCGGCCAGTACGACGCCGTCATCTGCCTCGGCGCGGTGATCCGCGGCTCGACCCCCCACTTCGACTACGTCTCGGCCGAGGTCGCCAAGGGCGTGGCGAATACCGCCCTCTCGACCGGCGTGCCCGTGATCTTCGGGGTGCTCACGACCGACACCATCGAGCAGGCCGTCGAGCGCGCCGGCACCAAGGCCGGCAACAAGGGCTGGGAGGCCGCCGTCTCGGCCATCGAGATGGCCAACCTGGGCGAGCTGCTCTAG
- a CDS encoding carboxypeptidase regulatory-like domain-containing protein gives MIPSRLNRLLAATLCLAATAASANAQAVAPRLENSLTAGGLNIAPRYLDRPGDVDLNLLGGFVNFPTTGGSLLGGQVGLQARLSDRLQLLANLGPLNEIGLRGPLWTGEATRLGWAAHYRSDLYFAIAPSFGLPAPMFGLVPFPGSVGQGAELKLNAMHAWNGLSLYASPLVAVMSNRSMAGLDVGVDWTLDRWGLGYAAEYRRNVHNPRQAHGSLVDSELQHSVGMRFSLDERKYLQANYYHLPTDTYGITNQTFLVGMGMRLLGEVRRPTLAVAPTPAPTPVPLATLAPATPAPEPDPTPTPSPTPAPRAVEAEVWRLEGRLFSSKLPGGNPGKALPVHLKRKEGRTFVNLELSTLTDASGNFVFDGLRGGEYQVVYRDRGELADSVGVAVSNAVAVRRNRPARVEMDLAWDEAALQDTRSNGAHVIAWSRKPGAPDAHFQGVVRSNPNDSRTDVVAFPKAPTTGTTGQFAASPQIEGRKLYYFVKYWKRGSSFNGATYYGQSKVRVLGAPQPGR, from the coding sequence ATGATCCCTTCTCGCCTCAATCGCCTGCTGGCCGCGACCCTCTGCCTCGCGGCCACTGCGGCGAGCGCCAACGCCCAGGCCGTCGCCCCTCGCCTGGAGAACAGCCTCACGGCCGGCGGCCTCAACATCGCCCCGCGCTACCTCGACAGGCCCGGCGACGTGGACCTGAACCTGCTGGGCGGCTTCGTCAACTTCCCGACCACGGGCGGGAGCCTCCTGGGCGGCCAGGTGGGGCTCCAGGCGCGGTTGAGCGATCGCCTCCAACTGCTGGCGAACCTCGGCCCCCTGAACGAGATCGGCCTGCGCGGGCCGCTGTGGACGGGCGAGGCCACGCGCCTCGGTTGGGCGGCCCACTACCGCTCGGATCTCTACTTCGCGATCGCGCCGAGCTTCGGCCTTCCTGCTCCGATGTTCGGCCTCGTGCCGTTCCCGGGCTCGGTGGGGCAGGGCGCGGAGCTCAAGCTGAACGCCATGCACGCCTGGAACGGCCTGAGCCTCTACGCCTCACCGCTGGTGGCCGTGATGAGCAACCGCAGCATGGCCGGCCTCGACGTCGGCGTCGACTGGACCCTGGATCGCTGGGGGCTCGGGTACGCCGCCGAGTACCGCCGCAACGTGCACAACCCGCGCCAGGCCCATGGCTCGCTCGTCGATTCCGAGCTCCAGCACAGCGTGGGCATGCGCTTCTCGCTGGACGAGCGCAAGTACCTCCAGGCCAACTATTATCACCTTCCGACCGACACCTACGGCATCACGAACCAGACCTTCCTGGTCGGCATGGGCATGCGCCTGCTGGGCGAGGTTCGACGCCCCACCTTGGCGGTGGCCCCGACGCCCGCACCCACTCCGGTGCCGCTGGCGACGCTGGCTCCAGCCACTCCGGCGCCCGAGCCCGATCCCACTCCGACGCCTTCCCCCACCCCGGCCCCTCGGGCCGTCGAGGCCGAGGTCTGGCGTCTCGAAGGGCGCCTGTTCAGCTCCAAGCTGCCTGGAGGCAATCCGGGCAAGGCCTTGCCCGTTCACCTCAAGCGCAAGGAAGGCCGCACCTTCGTGAACCTCGAGCTGAGCACCCTCACGGACGCCTCGGGCAACTTCGTTTTCGACGGCCTGCGCGGCGGCGAGTACCAGGTGGTCTACCGGGATCGCGGCGAGCTTGCCGACTCGGTGGGGGTCGCCGTCTCGAACGCGGTGGCGGTGCGCCGCAACCGGCCGGCGCGCGTGGAGATGGACCTGGCATGGGACGAAGCGGCCCTGCAAGACACGCGCTCGAACGGCGCGCACGTCATCGCTTGGAGCCGAAAGCCCGGCGCGCCCGACGCGCACTTCCAGGGAGTCGTTCGCTCCAACCCGAACGACTCGCGGACGGACGTCGTCGCCTTCCCCAAGGCCCCCACGACCGGCACGACGGGGCAGTTCGCCGCCTCACCCCAGATCGAGGGACGCAAACTCTATTACTTCGTCAAGTACTGGAAGCGGGGCAGCAGCTTCAACGGCGCAACCTATTACGGGCAATCCAAGGTGCGAGTGCTCGGCGCCCCCCAGCCCGGGAGGTAG
- a CDS encoding BON domain-containing protein — MLTDAEIHDSVAAALTRDPRVRAQSEGGAVKIRCQGGTVLLEGLVESLGEKMTCERLIQEVRGVQEVINHLKLRPIPVRTDDQILAHVRNGLEEDPYIDEKKLSIHVENGVVTLTGSQDALAKKRLAGLIAWWVAGVADVRNQIAVEPHEDDSDDEITNAVRVAFDKDKLIDSLRFQVTTRGGVVYLSGVARSSAERQAAVDDVWAVWGVRDVHTEVAIEA; from the coding sequence ATGCTGACCGACGCAGAGATCCACGATTCCGTCGCCGCGGCCCTGACCCGCGACCCTAGGGTGAGGGCCCAGAGCGAAGGGGGGGCCGTCAAGATCCGCTGTCAGGGCGGGACGGTGCTACTCGAAGGGTTGGTCGAAAGCCTCGGCGAGAAGATGACCTGCGAGCGGCTGATCCAGGAGGTGCGCGGGGTCCAGGAGGTCATCAACCACCTCAAGCTGCGGCCGATACCGGTGCGCACCGACGACCAGATCCTCGCCCACGTCCGCAACGGCCTGGAAGAGGACCCCTACATCGACGAGAAGAAGCTCTCGATCCACGTCGAGAACGGGGTGGTGACGCTCACGGGCAGCCAGGACGCCCTGGCCAAGAAGCGCCTGGCGGGGCTCATCGCCTGGTGGGTCGCGGGGGTGGCCGACGTTCGCAACCAGATCGCCGTCGAGCCCCACGAGGACGACTCGGACGACGAGATCACCAACGCCGTCCGGGTGGCCTTCGACAAGGACAAGCTGATCGACTCCCTGCGCTTCCAGGTGACGACCCGGGGCGGGGTGGTCTACCTCTCGGGCGTCGCCCGCTCCAGCGCCGAGCGCCAGGCCGCCGTGGACGACGTCTGGGCGGTGTGGGGGGTGCGCGACGTGCACACGGAGGTCGCCATCGAGGCGTGA
- a CDS encoding peptidylprolyl isomerase — MKKAIITTAKGDIEIELFTDDAPNTVANFEKLATSGYYDGLTFHRVIPNFVIQGGCPEGTGRGGPGYTIPCEINPRKHGTGALSMAHAGKDTGGSQFFITHSPQPHLDGVHTVFGQVIKGQEIVDAIRPMDKMEKVVIQEA; from the coding sequence ATGAAAAAAGCCATCATCACCACCGCCAAGGGCGATATCGAGATCGAGCTCTTCACCGACGACGCCCCCAACACCGTCGCCAACTTCGAGAAGCTCGCCACCTCCGGCTACTACGACGGCCTCACCTTCCACCGGGTGATCCCCAACTTCGTGATCCAGGGCGGTTGCCCCGAGGGCACCGGCCGCGGCGGCCCCGGCTACACCATCCCCTGCGAGATCAACCCCCGCAAGCACGGCACCGGCGCCCTCTCCATGGCCCACGCGGGCAAGGACACCGGCGGCAGCCAGTTCTTCATCACCCACAGCCCCCAGCCCCACCTGGACGGCGTTCACACCGTCTTCGGCCAGGTCATCAAGGGCCAGGAGATCGTCGACGCCATCCGCCCCATGGACAAGATGGAGAAGGTCGTCATTCAGGAAGCCTAA
- a CDS encoding amylo-alpha-1,6-glucosidase — protein MAQAEDPKQARPPEAPPESTTIEVGGEIYTIDRELSAVLASGIPAVLTSCRHGREVIKQENLFLVSDIDGNVYPGCGCGMGLYAADTRFLSGWIFQLEDKVPSLLSSSSERTYLSQIEFMNQVLKYPDGRMIPQETVYISSDRAIEDVVRDRVKIVNYNPFSAELTFSLEFRADYADMFEVRGMHRQHHGLFLQPKIEGHTLILAYMGEDKTFRQTRITFDVAASAFQIEPLAPEHASVGGIVRFTLPCPGHGAETVFAYTVETLIAGEGSLAADKREESFERFVERLDVASKRKVSGCTRLITSNAIYNLILSRSERDIAALSTMYPTGPYLAAGIPWYTAPFGRDGILTAFQSLMLRPDLAYGTLRYLAAHQAREDESFRDAEPGKILHELRVGELARLGQIPQTPYYGSVDSTPLFLILLSETYRWTGDLDLVRELWDAVEAALMWIEVYGDLDGDGFVEYERRSPLGLVVQGWKDSVNSVIRPDATLATGPIALAEVQGYVYDAKKRIAQLCYTLDLRILGDRLNREADELKEAFNHAFWSEEDGFYVLALDGDKKQVRTPTSNPCHGLWSGLIPEERIPGMVQFMMGKGMYSGWGIRTLSADSPVYNPMSYHNGTVWPHDNSLIALGLAQHGYKQEVLVLLDSLYQASLHFPYYRLPELFCGFPKEGDLDRPVPYPVACSPQAWAAGTIFLLLQSALGIVPDAAGNALRIVQPQLPTWLEEVRIDGLRIGQSKLDLQFMQYSGITTARVLSKEGRVKVLIEG, from the coding sequence CGAGGACCCCAAGCAAGCAAGACCGCCCGAAGCGCCCCCCGAATCGACCACCATCGAGGTGGGCGGCGAGATCTACACGATCGATCGCGAGCTGAGCGCGGTGCTCGCGAGCGGCATCCCCGCCGTGCTCACGTCCTGCCGGCACGGCCGCGAGGTCATCAAGCAGGAGAACCTCTTCCTGGTCAGCGACATCGACGGCAACGTCTACCCCGGCTGCGGGTGCGGCATGGGCCTCTACGCCGCCGACACGCGCTTTCTGAGCGGGTGGATCTTCCAACTCGAGGACAAGGTGCCCAGCCTGCTGTCGAGCTCCAGCGAGCGCACCTACCTGTCCCAGATCGAGTTCATGAACCAGGTGCTCAAGTACCCCGACGGCCGCATGATCCCCCAGGAGACCGTGTACATCTCGAGCGATCGCGCCATCGAGGACGTGGTCCGCGACCGGGTCAAGATCGTCAACTACAACCCCTTCTCGGCCGAGTTGACCTTCTCGCTGGAGTTCCGGGCCGACTACGCCGACATGTTCGAGGTCCGTGGCATGCACCGCCAGCACCACGGCCTCTTCCTCCAGCCCAAGATCGAGGGGCACACCCTGATCCTGGCCTACATGGGCGAGGACAAGACCTTCCGCCAGACCCGGATCACCTTCGACGTCGCGGCGAGCGCCTTCCAGATCGAGCCGCTCGCCCCCGAACACGCCTCGGTCGGCGGGATCGTGCGCTTCACCCTGCCCTGCCCCGGCCACGGGGCCGAGACGGTCTTCGCCTACACCGTCGAGACCCTGATCGCCGGCGAGGGGTCGCTCGCGGCCGACAAGCGTGAGGAGAGCTTCGAGCGCTTCGTCGAGCGACTGGACGTCGCCTCCAAGCGCAAGGTCTCGGGCTGCACCCGGCTCATCACCAGCAACGCCATCTACAACCTGATCCTCTCGCGCAGCGAGCGCGACATCGCGGCCCTCTCGACCATGTATCCGACCGGGCCATACCTCGCGGCCGGCATCCCCTGGTACACCGCCCCCTTCGGCCGGGACGGGATCCTGACCGCCTTCCAGTCCCTGATGCTCAGGCCCGACCTGGCCTACGGCACCCTGCGCTACCTGGCGGCCCACCAGGCCCGCGAGGACGAGAGCTTCCGCGACGCGGAGCCCGGCAAGATCCTGCACGAGCTGAGGGTGGGCGAGCTCGCCCGGCTCGGCCAGATCCCCCAGACCCCTTACTACGGCTCGGTGGACTCCACCCCCCTCTTCCTCATCCTGCTCTCCGAGACCTACCGCTGGACGGGTGATCTGGACCTGGTGCGGGAGCTGTGGGACGCGGTCGAGGCCGCCCTCATGTGGATCGAGGTGTACGGGGACCTGGACGGGGACGGCTTCGTCGAATACGAGCGGCGCTCGCCCTTGGGCCTCGTGGTCCAGGGCTGGAAGGACTCGGTCAACTCGGTGATTAGGCCCGACGCGACGCTGGCCACCGGACCGATCGCCCTGGCCGAGGTCCAGGGCTACGTCTACGACGCCAAGAAGCGGATCGCCCAGCTCTGCTACACCCTCGACCTGCGGATCCTCGGCGATCGCCTCAACCGAGAGGCCGACGAGCTCAAGGAAGCCTTCAACCACGCCTTCTGGTCGGAGGAGGACGGCTTCTACGTGCTCGCCCTCGACGGCGACAAGAAGCAGGTCCGCACCCCCACCTCCAACCCCTGCCACGGCCTGTGGAGCGGGCTCATCCCCGAAGAGCGCATCCCCGGCATGGTCCAGTTCATGATGGGCAAGGGCATGTACTCCGGCTGGGGGATCCGCACGCTCTCGGCCGATAGCCCGGTCTACAACCCCATGAGCTACCACAACGGGACCGTCTGGCCCCACGACAACAGCCTGATCGCCCTCGGCCTCGCCCAGCACGGCTACAAGCAGGAGGTCCTGGTCCTGCTCGATTCCCTCTACCAGGCCTCCCTGCACTTCCCCTACTACCGCTTGCCCGAGCTGTTCTGCGGCTTCCCCAAGGAAGGGGATCTGGATCGCCCCGTGCCCTACCCGGTGGCGTGCAGCCCGCAGGCCTGGGCGGCGGGCACCATCTTCCTGCTGTTGCAGAGCGCGCTCGGCATCGTGCCGGACGCGGCGGGCAACGCCCTGCGCATCGTCCAGCCGCAGCTGCCCACCTGGCTCGAGGAGGTGCGGATCGACGGGCTGCGCATCGGCCAGTCCAAGCTCGACCTCCAGTTCATGCAGTACAGCGGGATCACCACCGCCCGCGTGCTCTCCAAAGAGGGACGGGTCAAGGTCCTGATCGAGGGCTGA